A part of Aegilops tauschii subsp. strangulata cultivar AL8/78 chromosome 2, Aet v6.0, whole genome shotgun sequence genomic DNA contains:
- the LOC109742761 gene encoding LRR receptor-like serine/threonine-protein kinase RPK2 gives MPVLLCGRCAQLAHMPRASNPSKPHATPTTRRLATRSFVPLPAEAPAAVLPHRAPTLPHCPAPLRRRHPPPPRPMATLLSQTLPTLLLLLLLLVTDVRASGAGGGGERGALLKFKGAVTADPGGLLRDWSPSSADHCLWPGVSCGASGEVVALNVSSSPGRRLAGALSPSVAALRGLRVLALPSHALSGPLPSAIWSLRRLLVLDLSGNRLQGEIPPSLACSALQTLDLAYNQLNGSVPAALGSLLVLRRLSLASNRLGGAIPDELGGAGCRSLQFLDLSGNLLVGGIPRGLGNCSKLEALLLSSNLLDDVIPPEIGRLSSLRALDVSRNSLSGPVPAELGGCVELSVLVLSNPYALVGGLNASDGEDVEDFNYFEGGIPDVVAALPKLRVLWAPRATLEGELPGNWTSCQSLEMMNLGENLISGGIPKGLLDCKHLKFLNLSSNKLTGSVDASLPVPCMDVFDVSGNRLSGSIPVFLSKDCPSSQLQFDDLASEYSSFFAYQAMAGFFSSSAVMATDLTSCHSFAQNNFTGTVTSLPIAAEKLGMQGSYAFLADGNNLVGELQPGLFNKCNSSRGFMVDVSNNLITGGIPVEIGSLCSSLVVLGVAGNRLSGLIPTSIGQLNYLISLDLSRNQLGGEIPTSVKNLPHLELLSLGHNLLNGTIPNDFNQLQSLKVLDLSSNRLSGEIPHALADLTNLTALLLDNNKLTGKIPAEFANAASLTTFNVSFNNLSGPVPTNSSAVGCDSIIGNPLLQSCHTYTLAVPSAGQQGRDLNSYDNDTAPVDPQNQGGSSSFNAIEIASITSATAIVSVLLALIVLFIYTRKCAPFMSARSSGRREVIIFQEIGVPITYETVVRATGTFNASNCIGSGGFGATYKAEISPGVLVAIKRLSVGRFQGLEQFHAEIKTLGRLRHPNLVTLVGYHLGESEMFLIYNYLPGGNLERFIQERSKRPVEWKRLHKIALDIAKALAYLHDTCVPRILHRDVKPNNILLDTNHNAYLSDFGLARLLGNSETHATTGVAGTFGYVAPEYAMTCRVSDKADVYSYGVVLMELISDKKALDPSFSPYGNGFNIVAWACMLLRQGRARDFFVDGLWDVGPHDDLVEVLHLAVMCTVESLSIRPTMKLVVQRLKQLQPPIREHR, from the coding sequence ATGCCAGTGCTACTGTGTGGCCGCTGCGCCCAGCTCGCCCACATGCCCCGAGCTTCCAACCCAAGCAAACCCCacgccacccccaccacccgACGGCTCGCGACGCGGAGCTTCGTCCCACTCCCAGCCGAGGCCCCCGCCGCCGTGCTCCCGCACCGGGCCCCGACCCTCCCCCACTGTCCCGCTCCATTGCGACGGcggcacccgccgccgccgcgtcccaTGGCCACCCTCCTCTCCCAAACCCTACccacgctgctgctgctgctgctgctgctcgtcACGGACGTTCGGGCGTCTGGTGCcggaggcggcggcgagcgggGGGCCCTGCTCAAGTTCAAGGGGGCCGTGACCGCCGACCCGGGCGGGCTCCTCCGCGACTGGTCCCCGTCGTCGGCCGACCACTGCCTCTGGCCGGGCGTGTCCTGCGGCGCGTCCGGCGAGGTCGTGGCGCTCAACGTCTCCTCCTCCCCcggccgccgcctggcgggcgcgCTCTCCCCGTCCGTCGCGGCGCTGCGCGGCCTCCGCGTGCTCGCGCTCCCCTCCCACGCGCTCTCGGGCCCGCTCCCCTCCGCGATCTGGTCGCTGCGCCGCCTCCTCGTGCTCGACCTCTCCGGCAACCGCCTCCAGGGCGAGATCCCGCCGTCGCTCGCCTGCTCCGCGCTGCAGACGCTGGACCTCGCCTACAACCAGCTCAACGGCTCCGTGCCCGCCGCGCTCGGCTCGCTGTTGGTGCTCCGGCGCCTCTCGCTCGCCTCCAACCGCCTGGGCGGCGCCATCCCCGACGAACTGGGCGGTGCCGGCTGCCGCAGCCTGCAGTTCCTCGATCTCTCTGGGAACCTCCTCGTCGGCGGCATCCCCCGGGGTTTGGGGAACTGCAGCAAGCTGGAGGCGCTCTTGCTCTCCTCCAACCTGCTGGATGACGTCATCCCGCCGGAGATTGGACGCCTCAGCAGTTTGCGGGCTTTGGATGTGTCGAGGAACAGTCTGAGCGGCCCTGTGCCAGCGGAGCTCGGTGGTTGTGTTGAACTTTCAGTGCTAGTCTTGTCCAATCCTTATGCGCTGGTTGGTGGTTTGAATGCATCGGATGGTGAGGATGTTGAGGACTTCAACTATTTCGAGGGAGGGATTCCGGATGTTGTTGCTGCGTTGCCGAAGCTGAGGGTGTTATGGGCGCCAAGGGCTACACTGGAGGGGGAGTTGCCGGGGAACTGGACTTCTTGCCAGAGCTTGGAGATGATGAACCTGGGAGAGAATCTAATCTCTGGTGGAATTCCTAAAGGGCTGTTGGACTGCAAGCATCTGAAGTTCCTGAATTTGAGCTCGAACAAGTTAACAGGTTCAGTTGATGCATCACTTCCTGTGCCCTGCATGGATGTGTTTGATGTCAGCGGAAACCGACTGTCTGGCTCGATTCCAGTGTTTCTCTCAAAGGATTGCCCTTCATCTCAGCTCCAATTTGATGACCTGGCGTCAGAATACTCTTCCTTCTTTGCATATCAGGCGATGGCAGGCTTCTTTTCATCTTCAGCAGTCATGGCTACGGATTTGACGAGTTGCCATAGTTTTGCCCAGAACAATTTTACTGGAACAGTGACATCCTTGCCGATTGCTGCCGAGAAGCTGGGAATGCAGGGGTCCTATGCTTTCCTTGCTGATGGGAATAATCTTGTTGGTGAGTTGCAACCTGGCCTATTCAATAAGTGCAACAGTTCAAGGGGTTTCATGGTGGACGTTAGCAACAACCTGATAACAGGAGGTATCCCTGTAGAGATTGGATCATTGTGCAGTTCTCTTGTTGTTCTTGGTGTTGCTGGTAACCGCCTTTCTGGTTTGATACCAACAAGTATTGGACAGTTGAATTATCTTATCAGCTTGGATTTGAGTAGGAACCAGCTTGGTGGTGAAATTCCGACTTCTGTCAAGAACTTACCACATTTGGAGCTACTTTCTTTGGGTCATAACCTTCTAAATGGAACTATTCCAAATGATTTTAATCAGCTGCAGTCTCTGAAGGTTTTGGACCTGTCCTCAAACCGCCTCTCCGGAGAGATCCCTCATGCACTCGCAGACTTGACAAATCTCACTGCCCTCCTCCTTGATAATAATAAACTTACTGGGAAGATACCGGCCGAATTTGCCAATGCGGCATCTCTTACCACGTTTAACGTGTCATTCAACAATTTGTCTGGTCCAGTGCCAACAAATAGCAGTGCAGTTGGATGTGACAGCATTATTGGAAATCCTTTGCTACAATCTTGTCACACGTATACCCTGGCTGTTCCCTCCGCTGGTCAGCAGGGTCGTGATCTGAATTCATATGACAACGACACAGCGCCTGTGGATCCACAAAACCAAGGAGGAAGCAGTTCATTCAATGCGATCGAAATAGCTTCGATAACATCTGCAACAGCCATTGTTTCAGTCCTTCTTGCTCTGATTGTACTATTTATTTACACAAGAAAGTGCGCACCCTTTATGTCAGCTCGATCATCTGGAAGAAGGGAAGTTATAATCTTCCAAGAAATCGGAGTGCCGATCACTTATGAGACTGTTGTTCGAGCTACTGGAACTTTCAACGCAAGCAATTGCATTGGAAGTGGGGGTTTTGGAGCCACCTACAAAGCTGAAATTTCACCTGGAGTCTTGGTAGCTATAAAGAGGCTTTCTGTTGGGAGATTCCAGGGATTGGAACAGTTCCATGCCGAGATCAAAACTCTTGGGAGATTAAGACATCCTAATCTTGTTACCTTGGTAGGCTACCATCTTGGTGAATCTGAAATGTTTCTCATATATAACTACTTGCCTGGAGGAAATCTTGAGAGATTCATACAAGAGAGATCAAAGAGACCAGTAGAGTGGAAGAGGCTGCACAAGATTGCTCTGGACATTGCAAAAGCACTCGCTTATCTGCATGACACTTGTGTTCCTAGGATCCTTCATCGTGACGTGAAACCAAACAATATTTTGTTGGACACTAACCATAATGCTTACCTCTCAGACTTTGGACTGGCAAGGCTCTTGGGAAATTCGGAAACCCATGCAACCACTGGCGTAGCTGGAACTTTTGGATATGTTGCTCCAGAATATGCTATGACATGCCGTGTTTCAGATAAAGCCGATGTTTATAGCTATGGTGTTGTACTGATGGAGCTAATATCAGACAAGAAGGCCTTGGATCCATCATTTTCTCCTTATGGTAATGGGTTTAACATAGTTGCCTGGGCATGCATGCTGCTCCGTCAAGGCCGTGCTCGTGATTTCTTCGTCGATGGATTGTGGGATGTGGGCCCGCATGATGACTTGGTAGAGGTGTTGCATTTAGCAGTGATGTGCACCGTTGAATCGCTCTCTATACGACCAACTATGAAGCTAGTTGTTCAACGACTAAAGCAACTCCAGCCTCCAATACGTGAACACCGATGA
- the LOC141040820 gene encoding uncharacterized protein translates to MENITVELVRQCLGNKFESFYYLPARGTRGGILLAWDATVVQLLNPHTTTNTLTAVVKPVDGPEWWITGVYGPQGDREKIEFLQEIVEVRELLAGPCVLVGDFNLLVNLEDKNNAPINRKNMILTLKHEDQIITGQEEIAEVVDDFYDNLFGHAPARAHSLDLDKLDVSSKDLEHLERPFLPQEVERVVKAMQLDKAPGPDGFTGRFYATCWHIIKDDFMHALDMFHRTDMRGLGAINKAIVTLLPKRPGATELKEFRLVSLIHGAIKIFDKVLADRLAEELPTIVGVHQSAFVKMDITKAFDSVQWPFLIETLSKLGFGGRWVNHQDHSDDIATVQSTMRCQIGSFPCKYLGLLLTLREQRASQLHDLVDQMAARLPTWRATSLPKSGCLLLVQSVLCAIPIHAMMALDIPPKTLLAMSKLCRGFLWCGKDKANGGNCAVAWDTVCTPKWAGGLELPNLGWLNCAMQARWPWLQHTDPLRPWSEFQINVPKESMDLFRAAANTTIGNGCTALFWEDRWLQGYRV, encoded by the exons ATGGAGAACATAACGGTGGAACTTGTGAGGCAATGCCTTGGAAATAAATTTGAAAGTTTTTACTATTTGCCTGCGAGGGGTACTAGAGGAGGCATCCTCCTTGCTTGGGATGCGACGGTGGTGCAGTTGTTGAACCCGCATACCACAACTAACACGCTAACGGCGGTGGTCAAACCTGTGGATGGCCCGGAGTGGTGGATCACTGGGGTATACGGCCCGCAGGGTGATAGAGAGAAGATAGAGTTTCTTCAGGAGATTGTGGAAGTGCGCGAACTGCTGGCAGGCCCGTGCGTGCTCGTAGGGGACTTTAACCTCCTGGTTAACCTCGAGGACAAGAACAACGCGCCAATTAATAG GAAGAACATGATCCTCACTCTCAAGCATGAGGATCAGATCATTACGGGCCAGGAGGAGATTGCCGAAGTGGTGGATGACTTTTATGACAACCTCTTCGGGCATGCACCAGCAAGGGCACATTCCTTGGACCTAGACAAACTGGACGTGTCGAGCAAAGACCTGGAACACCTCGAGAGGCCATTTCTACCACAAGAAGTGGAGCGGGTAGTAAAAGCAATGCAGCTGGACAAGGCACCGGGGCCAGATGGTTTCACTGGCAGATTCTACGCTACATGTTGGCACATCATAAAAGATGATTTCATGCATGCTTTGGACATGTTCCACCGCACTGATATGAGAGGCCTAGGTGCAATCAACAAGGCCATTGTCACTCTACTTCCCAAGAGGCCTGGCGCCACAGAATTGAAAGAATTCCGGCTGGTGAGCCTAATCCACGGGGCCATCAAGATCTTTGACAAGGTGCTTGCGGACAGACTTGCGGAGGAGTTGCCAACCATTGTGGGAGTGCATCAGAGCGCTTTTGTCAAG ATGGACATCACCAAGGCGTTCGACTCAGTACAATGGCCATTCCTCATCGAGACACTGTCGAAGCTTGGCTTCGGCGGCAGATGGGTCAACCACCAAGATCACA GTGACGACATAGCGACAGTCCAAAGCACCATGAGATGCCAAATTGGATCCTTCCCATGCAAGTATCTTGGCTTGCTATTAACACTCAGAGAGCAAAGGGCATCGCAGTTACATGATCTGGTGGACCAAATGGCCGCGCGCCTGCCCACTTGGCGCGCAACATCCCTGCCCAAGAGTGGTtgcctgctgctggtgcagtcCGTCTTGTGCGCAATCCCGATTCATGCGATGATGGCACTGGACATCCCACCAAAAACACTTCTAGCAATGTCGAAACTCTGCCGGGGATTTCTTTGGTGTGGAAAAGATAAGGCAAATGGTGGAAACTGCGCAGTAGCTTGGGACACCGTATGCACGCCCAAGTGGGCAGGAGGACTGGAACTTCCGAATCTCGGGTGGTTGAACTGTGCTATGCAGGCAAGATGGCCATGGTTGCAACATACTGACCCTTTGCGGCCGTGGAGCGAATTCCAAATCAATGTGCCTAAGGAATCCATGGACCTGTTCAGGGCAGCTGCCAACACGACTATTGGGAACGGATGCACGGCCCTGTTTTGGGAAGATCGCTGGCTCCAGGGCTACCGGGTGTAA